In Rhodamnia argentea isolate NSW1041297 chromosome 11, ASM2092103v1, whole genome shotgun sequence, one genomic interval encodes:
- the LOC115736419 gene encoding homeobox-leucine zipper protein ATHB-40-like, with the protein MRIAMDNDHQFEDHMALISELYPGVHPQIVPPVKESKPRRRRKKNKGEGGAAGPRKRKLSEEQVNLLELNFGSEHKLESERKDRLASELGLDPRQVAVWFQNRRARWKNKKLEEEYAKLKSVHDGTVIEKCRLEAEVLKLKERLIESEKENQRLLERADGGASSNSPSSTSMSVEASMDGRFPGAFAYEDVFYMPENVYNVYGMDWMNLFDSRQ; encoded by the exons ATGAGAATCGCCATGGACAACGACCACCAATTTGAAGATCATATGGCTCTAATCTCCGAGTTGTACCCGGGAGTTCACCCGCAGATCGTACCGCCCGTCAAAG AGTCGAAGCCGCGGCGCaggagaaagaagaacaagGGAGAGGGGGGCGCGGCGGGGCCGAGGAAGAGGAAGCTGAGCGAGGAGCAGGTGAACCTCCTGGAGCTGAATTTCGGGAGCGAGCACAAGCTGGAGTCGGAGCGGAAGGACCGGCTGGCCTCGGAGCTCGGGCTCGACCCGAGGCAGGTGGCCGTCTGGTTCCAGAACCGGCGGGCACGGtggaagaacaagaagctcGAGGAGGAGTACGCGAAGCTGAAGTCGGTGCACGACGGCACCGTCATCGAGAAGTGCCGCCTTGAGGctgag GTGTTGAAGCTGAAGGAGCGGCTGATCGAATCGGAGAAGGAGAACCAACGGCTGCTGGAGCGGGCTGACGGGGGCGCGTCAAGCAACAGCCCGAGCTCAACATCAATGTCTGTGGAAGCGAGCATGGATGGGCGGTTCCCCGGAGCGTTCGCGTACGAGGATGTCTTCTACATGCCGGAGAATGTGTACAATGTCTACGGCATGGATTGGATGAACCTTTTTGACTCGCGCCAATGA